A window of the Diceros bicornis minor isolate mBicDic1 chromosome 30, mDicBic1.mat.cur, whole genome shotgun sequence genome harbors these coding sequences:
- the LOC131394465 gene encoding olfactory receptor 7G1-like — protein MDPRNETHASNFLLMEVTEDAELQSLLFSLFLSMYMVTVLGNLLIILAVSSDSRLHTPMYFFLSNLSINDICLSTTTIPKMLVNIQTQNQSITYPDCLTQVCFVLVFASLESGLLAVMAYDRYVAICHPLRYTIIMSSHFCVLLILLPLFIIIMDALLHSLMVLRLSFCTDLEIPLFFCEVVQLIKLACSDTLINNILIYFATSVFGGIPACGIIFSYTQIVSSVLRMPSVGGKYKAFSTCGSHLLVVSLFYGTGFGVYISSALTNSSRNTAVISMMYTVVPQMMNPFIYSLRNKDMKGALRKLISRIPSLL, from the coding sequence ATGGATCCCAGGAATGAAACACATGCTTCAAATTTCCTTCTCATGGAAGTGACAGAGGATGCAGAACTGCAGTCCCTCCTTTTCAGCCTGTTCCTGTCCATGTACATGGTCACTGTCCTTGGGAACCTACTCATCATCCTGGCCGTCAGCTCTGACTCTCGTCTGCACACACCcatgtatttctttctctccaaTCTGTCTATTAATGACATCTGTCTAAGCACAACCACAATCCCAAAGATGCTGGTGAACATCCAAACACAGAATCAGAGCATCACTTATCCAGACTGCCTTACACAGGTCTGCTTTGTGCTGGTATTTGCCAGTTTGGAAAGTGGTCTTCTTGCAGtaatggcctatgaccgctatgtggccatttgTCACCCACTGAGGTACACAATCATCATGAGCTCCCACTTCTGTGTGCTGCTGATTCTACTCCCTCTGTTTATAATCATTATGGACGCCCTGCTCCACAGTCTGATGGTATTGCGACTGTCCTTCTGCACAGACCTGGAAATCCCCCTCTTCTTCTGTGAAGTTGTTCAGCTCATCAAGCTTGCGTGTTCTGATACCCTCATCAATAACATCCTGATATATTTTGCAACTAGTGTATTTGGTGGTATTCCTGCGTGTGGAATCATTTTCTCTTATACTCAAATAGTCTCCTCTGTTTTGAGAATGCCATCAGTGGGTGGAAAGTATAAAGCTTTTTCCACCTGTGGGTCTCACCTCTTGGTTGTGTCCTTATTCTATGGGACAGGCTTTGGAGTTTACATTAGTTCTGCTCTCACTAACTCTTCTAGAAACACTGCAGTGATTTCAATGATGTACACTGTTGTCCCTCAAATGATGAACCCCTTCATCTATAGCTTGAGGAACAAGGACATGAAGGGAGCCTTGAGAAAACTCATCAGTAGGATACCTTCTCTTCTTTGA